Proteins encoded within one genomic window of Rubripirellula tenax:
- a CDS encoding cupin domain-containing protein, giving the protein MNAARINFQLLPWVDLAPGAREKRVAHSEGVLRLVEFSPPFIEDDWCVKGHCGYVLDGQFSIQFGDRVEILQAGDGILIPAGQSNAHKAIVQQPVLLLLMERGALGEP; this is encoded by the coding sequence AGCACGAATCAACTTTCAATTGTTGCCCTGGGTCGACTTGGCACCCGGAGCCAGAGAAAAGCGAGTCGCCCATAGTGAGGGCGTACTGCGTCTCGTCGAATTCTCACCACCATTCATTGAAGATGATTGGTGCGTCAAAGGGCATTGTGGATATGTGCTTGATGGCCAATTCTCGATACAATTCGGCGATCGCGTCGAAATACTACAAGCTGGCGATGGCATCCTCATCCCTGCTGGTCAGTCGAATGCACACAAGGCGATTGTTCAGCAACCAGTTCTACTGCTGTTGATGGAGCGTGGTGCTCTCGGCGAACCATGA